The Bradyrhizobium sp. WBAH42 genome includes a window with the following:
- a CDS encoding hemin ABC transporter substrate-binding protein, whose translation MTSCRTLASLLLSGGIAFASAAHAAGITVHDARNRDVTVADFARTVSIGGAITEILYALGLESRLVGVDTTSLYPAAALHDKPNVGYMRQISAEGVLGLNPTLILAIQGSGPRETMDILETAQVPLVLVPETFSEEGLIAKIKLVGHAMGVDARAECLSAAVGADLAQLRALRAKVTKPVRVMFVMSLQNGRAMVAGHKTAADEIIQLAGAANAVDDYDGYKTIGDEAIVAAKPDVVLSIERGKESLQADAVYTHPGFALTPVAANKSFITMDGLYLLGFGPRTAAAARDLSVKLYPALAAGGAFTSALSTANCRQ comes from the coding sequence ATGACATCTTGCCGCACCCTCGCCAGTCTTCTGCTCTCCGGTGGAATCGCGTTCGCGTCTGCTGCGCACGCCGCGGGCATCACCGTGCATGACGCGCGCAATCGCGACGTCACTGTTGCCGATTTTGCCCGCACGGTGTCGATCGGCGGCGCCATCACCGAGATCCTCTATGCGCTGGGATTGGAAAGCCGGCTGGTCGGCGTCGACACCACGAGCCTTTATCCGGCGGCGGCGCTGCACGACAAACCCAATGTCGGCTATATGCGCCAGATCTCGGCCGAGGGCGTGCTCGGTCTCAACCCGACGCTGATCCTGGCGATCCAGGGCTCGGGCCCGCGCGAGACCATGGACATCCTGGAGACGGCGCAGGTGCCGCTGGTGCTGGTGCCCGAGACCTTCTCCGAGGAAGGCCTGATTGCGAAGATCAAGCTGGTCGGCCACGCCATGGGCGTCGATGCGCGTGCCGAATGTCTCAGCGCCGCGGTCGGCGCCGATCTTGCGCAGCTCCGCGCGCTGCGCGCCAAGGTGACGAAGCCGGTGCGCGTGATGTTCGTGATGTCGCTCCAGAACGGGCGGGCGATGGTGGCGGGCCACAAGACCGCGGCCGACGAGATCATCCAGCTGGCGGGCGCGGCCAACGCGGTCGACGATTACGACGGCTACAAGACCATCGGCGACGAGGCGATCGTGGCCGCAAAGCCCGATGTCGTGCTGTCGATCGAGCGCGGCAAGGAATCGCTGCAGGCCGATGCAGTCTACACGCACCCCGGCTTTGCGCTGACGCCGGTCGCGGCCAACAAAAGCTTCATCACCATGGATGGGCTCTATCTACTCGGCTTCGGGCCGCGCACCGCGGCGGCGGCGCGCGATCTCTCGGTCAAGCTCTACCCGGCCCTGGCTGCGGGCGGCGCGTTCACGTCGGCGCTGTCGACGGCGAATTGCCGGCAATGA
- a CDS encoding hemin uptake protein HemP, translated as MSATSGDSSGSAAGPAQSPSATTRTLTMRGSRIDSRELFAAEREIIIAHGEDSYRLRLTSQNKLILTK; from the coding sequence ATGTCAGCAACATCAGGAGACAGCAGCGGCAGCGCGGCAGGGCCGGCACAAAGCCCTTCCGCAACAACGCGAACGCTCACCATGCGCGGGAGCCGCATCGACAGCCGCGAGCTGTTTGCCGCCGAGCGCGAGATCATCATTGCGCATGGCGAGGACAGTTATCGTCTCCGCCTGACCTCGCAGAACAAGCTGATCCTGACGAAGTAA
- a CDS encoding TonB-dependent hemoglobin/transferrin/lactoferrin family receptor: MADGARYARALILGASVVSIAAMTAEGSLAQTASPQSENASSERPKQAKRKPAKPQVAQQPTPDALNARAQAGSTAPVQVLDTITAAATKTEERAVDALAPVSVVSSEQIEARQASTIGDLIYNLPGVWVQNRGDDPATSINIRGLQDFGRVAVVVDGARQNYQRTGHFANGSFFLNPELISGIDIVRGPTANIYGSGAIGGVASFRTKDIEDVVRVGERWGVDVKTILGSNYGRALGSAFGGVHVNPNVDVFAGGTYSTQESYKDGTGYEVANTGNRLSSGIAKLTVRPADGHEVKLGAIFQEDIFSVGQPPRRAGDPNSTNANGTNNLSGTSIYASNVKNYTTTLGWKYAQPDDQWFDWDAKIYWNRTENDQIKTRHTTATPSVYCGGVPGNAVSGCIGSNRGYLLDTIGIDVHNTTRFETGSWRHAVTYGLDAFQDKVSSQDRTGTSEVTTPGGQRTVSGGFVQWRANYTSMLEVIGALRYDNYQLSSASSSSGGDRLSPKITVALVPTAVVTPYASYAEGYRAPSITETLVSGPHAGATVNDSFFRCPSGTPGPGADSTFCFVPNPNLRPEIGKNKEIGFNIKKNDLFTAGDTLRGKINVFRNDISDFIDQVAYGNPLVVPTGPPPAPSITVLPFLQYQNVASALIQGVEAEAMYDANLWFFGLSGTYQSGKNLQTGFGLYSIPPQKITTTAGVRLLDRTLILSMMWTSAIANYDIPRTYTPATSYDLVNLYAQYHPTRDLTLNFSVENLFNRYYRPYAIPVGSTGDTQNDVKWASAGAGLVIKGGLKYHFGGT, translated from the coding sequence ATGGCTGACGGGGCTAGGTATGCGCGCGCCCTGATTTTGGGCGCGTCGGTGGTTTCAATTGCGGCAATGACGGCGGAAGGCAGTCTCGCGCAGACCGCATCGCCGCAGAGTGAAAACGCGTCCTCCGAACGACCGAAACAGGCCAAGCGCAAGCCTGCGAAGCCGCAAGTCGCACAGCAGCCGACGCCTGACGCCCTGAATGCGCGCGCCCAGGCTGGCAGCACGGCACCCGTTCAGGTGCTCGACACCATCACGGCTGCGGCGACCAAGACGGAAGAGCGCGCCGTCGACGCGCTGGCGCCGGTCAGTGTGGTGTCGTCCGAGCAGATCGAAGCCCGCCAAGCCAGCACCATCGGCGATCTCATATACAACTTGCCCGGCGTCTGGGTTCAGAATCGCGGCGATGATCCGGCCACCTCGATCAACATTCGCGGCCTCCAGGATTTCGGCCGCGTTGCCGTCGTGGTCGACGGCGCGCGGCAGAACTACCAGCGCACCGGTCACTTCGCCAATGGTTCGTTCTTCCTCAATCCGGAATTGATCAGCGGCATCGACATCGTGCGCGGGCCGACCGCGAACATCTACGGCTCCGGTGCGATCGGCGGCGTGGCCTCGTTCCGCACCAAGGACATCGAGGACGTTGTCCGCGTGGGAGAGCGCTGGGGCGTCGACGTGAAAACCATCCTCGGCAGCAACTACGGACGCGCACTCGGATCCGCCTTTGGCGGTGTTCACGTCAATCCCAATGTCGACGTATTCGCAGGGGGGACCTATTCGACTCAGGAGAGCTACAAGGACGGTACTGGCTATGAAGTCGCAAACACTGGCAACCGTCTGAGTAGCGGCATCGCCAAGCTGACGGTTCGTCCGGCCGACGGCCACGAAGTCAAGCTCGGCGCCATCTTCCAGGAGGACATCTTCAGTGTGGGCCAACCACCGCGGCGCGCGGGCGATCCCAATTCGACCAATGCGAACGGCACGAACAATCTGAGCGGCACATCCATCTACGCGTCCAACGTGAAGAATTACACCACGACGCTCGGTTGGAAATACGCGCAGCCGGACGATCAGTGGTTCGACTGGGATGCCAAGATCTACTGGAATCGCACCGAGAACGACCAGATCAAGACCCGGCACACCACTGCGACGCCCTCCGTTTATTGCGGCGGCGTGCCCGGCAACGCCGTCTCGGGATGCATCGGGAGCAATCGCGGATACCTGCTCGATACAATCGGCATCGATGTGCACAACACGACGCGCTTCGAAACGGGAAGCTGGCGCCACGCGGTGACTTACGGTCTGGATGCGTTCCAGGACAAGGTGTCATCTCAAGACAGGACCGGTACATCCGAGGTCACGACCCCCGGCGGTCAGCGCACAGTATCGGGCGGCTTCGTGCAGTGGAGGGCGAACTACACCTCGATGCTCGAGGTGATCGGTGCGCTCCGTTACGACAATTATCAGCTTTCCTCGGCGTCCTCGTCGTCGGGCGGCGATCGCCTGTCGCCGAAGATCACCGTTGCTCTCGTTCCGACCGCTGTGGTGACCCCCTATGCCAGCTACGCGGAAGGCTATCGGGCGCCCTCGATCACGGAGACGCTGGTGAGCGGGCCACATGCCGGCGCGACGGTCAACGACTCGTTCTTCCGTTGTCCGTCGGGCACGCCGGGACCGGGCGCGGATTCGACCTTCTGCTTCGTGCCCAATCCAAACCTGCGCCCCGAGATCGGCAAGAACAAGGAGATCGGCTTCAACATCAAGAAGAACGATCTCTTCACGGCGGGCGACACGCTGCGCGGCAAGATCAACGTGTTCCGCAACGACATCAGCGACTTCATCGATCAGGTCGCTTACGGAAACCCGCTCGTGGTCCCGACCGGGCCGCCACCGGCACCGTCGATCACGGTGCTCCCGTTCCTGCAGTATCAGAACGTGGCGTCCGCGCTTATTCAAGGCGTCGAGGCCGAGGCGATGTATGACGCGAACCTGTGGTTCTTCGGCCTCTCCGGGACCTATCAGAGCGGAAAGAATCTCCAGACCGGCTTCGGCCTCTACAGCATTCCGCCGCAGAAGATCACGACGACGGCCGGCGTGCGTCTGCTCGACCGCACCCTCATCCTTTCGATGATGTGGACGTCGGCAATCGCCAACTACGACATCCCCAGGACCTACACGCCGGCGACGTCGTACGATCTCGTCAATCTTTACGCGCAGTATCACCCGACGCGCGATCTCACGCTCAACTTCTCGGTCGAGAACCTCTTCAACCGCTACTATCGGCCGTACGCCATTCCGGTCGGTAGCACGGGTGACACGCAAAATGACGTGAAGTGGGCGAGCGCCGGTGCCGGGCTCGTGATCAAGGGAGGTCTCAAGTACCACTTTGGCGGCACCTGA
- a CDS encoding antibiotic biosynthesis monooxygenase, with amino-acid sequence MFIAMNRFQVKPGSETAFETVWRTRESYLGSMAGFVEFHLLKGPVAEDHTLYSSHTVWVDKAAFEAWTRSEEFRRAHARADNKTGESLYLGHPKFEGFEVIMTERKASAAA; translated from the coding sequence ATGTTCATCGCCATGAATCGTTTCCAGGTGAAGCCCGGCTCGGAAACCGCGTTCGAAACCGTCTGGCGGACCCGCGAGTCCTATCTCGGCAGCATGGCGGGCTTCGTCGAATTCCATCTGCTCAAGGGGCCGGTCGCCGAGGACCACACGCTGTATTCCTCGCATACCGTGTGGGTCGACAAGGCGGCCTTCGAGGCCTGGACGCGCTCGGAGGAATTCCGCCGCGCTCATGCGCGCGCCGACAACAAGACCGGCGAGAGCCTCTATCTCGGTCATCCGAAGTTTGAAGGCTTCGAGGTCATCATGACCGAGCGCAAGGCGAGCGCGGCGGCCTGA
- the hutX gene encoding heme utilization cystosolic carrier protein HutX: protein MLSTELADLKAYMADNPGAVVEDVARERKVTPRAVIEALPRSMVRMGGGEHFAAAMQDISEWGEVTLIVHTDDAIFEFTGSISAGEVGRGYFNLMQPKGLHGHLRHERCAGIAFVERPFMGKVSAFVAFVNADGGIMFKVFVGRDETRALRADQLARFRQLADRIAPAL from the coding sequence ATGCTGAGCACCGAACTCGCCGATCTCAAGGCGTACATGGCCGACAATCCCGGCGCGGTGGTCGAGGACGTTGCGCGCGAGCGCAAGGTCACCCCGCGCGCGGTGATCGAGGCGCTGCCGCGGTCCATGGTGCGCATGGGAGGCGGCGAGCATTTCGCCGCCGCCATGCAGGACATTTCGGAATGGGGCGAGGTGACGCTGATCGTGCACACCGATGACGCGATCTTCGAGTTCACGGGATCGATCTCTGCGGGCGAGGTCGGCCGCGGCTATTTCAACCTGATGCAGCCGAAGGGCCTGCACGGTCATCTCCGCCACGAGCGCTGCGCAGGAATTGCCTTCGTCGAGCGGCCCTTCATGGGCAAGGTGTCGGCCTTCGTCGCCTTCGTGAACGCCGACGGCGGCATCATGTTCAAGGTCTTCGTCGGCCGCGACGAGACGAGGGCGCTGCGGGCGGATCAGCTGGCACGGTTCCGGCAGCTTGCGGACCGGATCGCGCCCGCACTCTAG
- the exbB gene encoding tonB-system energizer ExbB, giving the protein MQSKSRLRHVIPAIALALAPAPAFAIDAALLPRNLSPWGMFLGADIVVKVVMVGLAIASLVTWTVWLAKTVELRRKALLAVQRTRALEGNMTLAEACARTGDARDAVAQLIQSCAREAELSGGIVDDGLQERIALRLERVEAAMARQIARGTGVLATIGAIAPFVGLFGTVWGIMNSFIGISESHTTSLAVVAPGIAEALLATALGLVAAIPAVVIYNHLVRGIANYRALLGDASAQLMLLVSRQRDHGHFRLARAAE; this is encoded by the coding sequence ATGCAGAGCAAGTCTAGGCTTCGGCATGTGATCCCAGCAATCGCGCTGGCGCTCGCGCCGGCTCCGGCCTTCGCGATCGACGCGGCGCTGTTGCCGCGCAATCTGTCGCCCTGGGGCATGTTTCTCGGTGCCGACATCGTCGTGAAGGTCGTGATGGTCGGCCTCGCCATCGCCTCGCTGGTGACATGGACGGTGTGGCTCGCCAAGACCGTCGAGCTGCGCCGCAAGGCCTTGCTCGCCGTGCAGCGGACACGTGCCCTCGAGGGCAACATGACGCTGGCCGAAGCATGCGCACGGACCGGCGACGCGCGCGATGCGGTCGCGCAGCTGATCCAGTCCTGCGCCAGGGAGGCCGAGCTCTCCGGCGGCATCGTCGATGACGGCCTGCAGGAGCGCATCGCGTTGCGGCTGGAACGGGTCGAGGCGGCGATGGCCCGGCAGATCGCGCGCGGCACCGGCGTGCTCGCGACCATCGGCGCCATCGCGCCGTTCGTCGGCCTGTTCGGCACCGTCTGGGGCATCATGAATTCGTTCATCGGCATCTCCGAGAGCCATACCACCAGTCTTGCGGTGGTCGCGCCCGGCATCGCCGAAGCGTTGCTCGCGACCGCGCTCGGTCTCGTCGCCGCGATTCCGGCGGTGGTGATCTACAATCACCTCGTCCGCGGCATCGCCAATTACCGCGCTTTGCTCGGCGACGCCTCGGCGCAGCTCATGCTGCTGGTGAGCCGCCAGCGCGACCACGGCCATTTCCGTCTGGCGCGAGCGGCGGAGTAG
- the exbD gene encoding TonB system transport protein ExbD, which yields MAARLGTSKLGSRGDAGELEVTHEINVTPFIDVMLVLLIIFMVAAPLATVDIGVDLPATAAEPAPRPDKPVFVTVKPDLSIAVGEDIVARDVLSTSLDAATKGRKDERIYLRADKAVSYGELMEVMNTLRNAGYLKVALVGLDGRS from the coding sequence ATGGCCGCCAGGCTCGGGACATCGAAGCTCGGCTCGCGCGGCGATGCCGGCGAGCTCGAGGTCACGCACGAGATCAACGTCACGCCGTTCATCGACGTGATGCTCGTGCTCCTGATCATCTTCATGGTGGCGGCGCCACTTGCCACCGTCGACATCGGCGTCGATCTGCCGGCAACGGCGGCCGAGCCGGCACCGCGGCCCGACAAGCCGGTCTTCGTCACGGTCAAGCCGGACCTTTCGATCGCGGTCGGTGAGGATATCGTCGCTCGCGACGTGCTCAGCACCTCGCTCGATGCCGCCACCAAGGGCCGCAAGGACGAGCGCATCTATCTGCGCGCCGACAAGGCCGTCTCCTATGGCGAGCTGATGGAGGTGATGAACACGTTGCGCAACGCCGGCTATCTCAAGGTCGCCCTTGTCGGCCTCGACGGACGCAGCTGA
- a CDS encoding energy transducer TonB yields the protein MAANAFALHEPLGERDGARWGLSAGVIVALHVAAALLAMSWLRTQPEQGVSLPAIMVDMSPVTSAPQPTLDDVAPGPLMQEADASPPEPVQQQAVEETIAPTPPQERPEVVAPPEQKLEPTPARSAPAKIVPVEKPAQEKPKVVRREAKRPSDAIPAPRTTAPPRAEREAPMASAMSAGATAAAVASFNQRVRAHLMRFHSYPAGGGGQRGVARLSFTISRSGKVTSSRLSGASGIAAFDAQAMSMLRQASPFPPIPDEIKNGAMSFTIPVAFTVR from the coding sequence ATGGCCGCGAATGCCTTCGCCCTGCACGAGCCGCTCGGCGAGCGCGACGGCGCGCGCTGGGGCCTGTCGGCGGGCGTGATCGTGGCGCTGCATGTCGCTGCCGCGCTGCTTGCAATGAGCTGGCTCAGGACGCAGCCCGAGCAGGGCGTCAGCCTGCCTGCGATCATGGTCGACATGTCGCCGGTGACATCGGCGCCGCAGCCGACGCTGGACGACGTCGCGCCGGGGCCGCTGATGCAGGAGGCGGATGCCTCGCCGCCGGAGCCGGTGCAGCAGCAGGCCGTCGAGGAGACCATCGCGCCGACGCCGCCGCAGGAAAGGCCGGAGGTGGTCGCGCCGCCGGAGCAGAAGCTCGAGCCGACGCCCGCCAGGTCCGCGCCGGCGAAAATCGTGCCGGTCGAAAAGCCCGCGCAGGAGAAGCCGAAGGTGGTTCGACGTGAGGCAAAGAGGCCGTCGGACGCAATTCCGGCGCCGCGCACCACCGCACCGCCGCGCGCCGAGCGAGAGGCGCCCATGGCATCCGCCATGAGTGCGGGTGCGACGGCCGCCGCGGTCGCATCCTTCAACCAACGCGTCCGCGCGCATCTGATGCGCTTCCATTCCTATCCGGCCGGCGGCGGCGGCCAGCGCGGCGTTGCAAGGCTCAGCTTCACCATCAGCCGCAGCGGGAAGGTGACGTCGAGCCGCCTCAGTGGTGCGTCCGGCATCGCCGCCTTCGACGCCCAGGCGATGTCCATGCTCCGCCAGGCCTCCCCGTTCCCGCCGATCCCGGATGAGATCAAGAACGGCGCGATGAGCTTCACGATTCCGGTGGCATTTACGGTGAGGTAG
- a CDS encoding esterase-like activity of phytase family protein, whose product MRATFLCTVATMILTASTALAQSEGEFPAKLAGHVVMPAETFIEAPADAPADLKAGGKYTTGKRVDAPGTVMGKSFERPTGVSLPFKGQPLQGHSGIKTMPDGTFWVLTDNGMGARANSPDSMLYLNRYKMDWASGKIERLETIFLHDPDRRVPFRIVHEDTQKRYLTGSDFDTEGFQIVGDTFWIGDEFGPYILKADKSGKILGVFDTVADGKPVRSPDNWAVGTPAAPGATYTNVNLRRSKGYEGFAASKDGKFLYGLLEGPLWDAEKKDWEKVDGKEASRILEFDVAAEKFTGRYWQYVFEQNGNAIGDFNMIDQASGLVIERDNGEGTADKACPQGQRGENCFPDLAKFKRVYKIELSDANVGKPVRKIGYVDLMKIRDPDKKARKSLNEGVYTFPFFTIENVDRVDDTHIIVGNDNNLPFSSSRDPNKADDNEFVLLEVADFLKAK is encoded by the coding sequence ATGCGCGCAACTTTTCTTTGCACCGTCGCCACGATGATTCTCACCGCGAGCACCGCGCTCGCGCAGAGCGAGGGCGAATTCCCCGCCAAGCTCGCCGGCCACGTGGTGATGCCGGCTGAAACGTTCATCGAGGCGCCGGCCGATGCCCCCGCCGATCTCAAGGCGGGAGGCAAATATACCACCGGCAAGCGGGTCGACGCGCCCGGCACCGTCATGGGCAAGTCCTTTGAACGTCCGACCGGCGTGTCGCTGCCGTTCAAGGGCCAGCCTCTGCAGGGCCATTCCGGCATCAAGACCATGCCCGACGGCACGTTCTGGGTCCTCACCGACAACGGCATGGGCGCGCGCGCGAACTCGCCGGATTCGATGCTGTACCTCAACCGCTACAAGATGGATTGGGCCAGCGGCAAGATCGAGCGGCTGGAGACCATCTTCCTGCACGACCCCGACAGACGCGTGCCGTTCCGCATCGTGCATGAGGACACCCAGAAGCGCTATCTCACCGGCTCCGATTTCGACACCGAAGGCTTCCAGATCGTCGGCGACACCTTCTGGATCGGCGACGAATTCGGCCCCTATATCCTGAAGGCGGACAAATCCGGCAAAATCCTCGGCGTGTTCGACACGGTGGCCGACGGCAAGCCGGTGCGCTCGCCCGACAATTGGGCGGTGGGAACGCCAGCCGCGCCGGGCGCGACCTACACCAACGTCAATCTCCGCCGTTCCAAGGGCTACGAGGGCTTCGCCGCGTCGAAGGACGGCAAGTTCCTCTACGGCCTGCTCGAGGGACCGCTGTGGGATGCCGAGAAGAAGGATTGGGAGAAGGTCGACGGCAAGGAAGCCTCCCGCATCCTCGAATTCGACGTCGCCGCGGAGAAATTCACCGGCCGCTATTGGCAATATGTGTTCGAGCAGAACGGCAACGCGATCGGCGACTTCAACATGATCGACCAGGCCTCCGGCCTCGTCATCGAGCGCGACAACGGCGAAGGCACGGCCGACAAGGCCTGCCCGCAAGGCCAGCGCGGCGAGAACTGCTTCCCCGACCTCGCCAAGTTCAAGCGCGTCTACAAGATCGAGCTCTCCGACGCCAATGTCGGCAAGCCCGTGCGCAAGATCGGCTATGTCGACCTGATGAAGATCAGGGATCCCGACAAGAAGGCGCGCAAGTCGCTCAACGAGGGCGTCTACACCTTCCCGTTCTTCACCATCGAGAACGTCGATCGCGTCGACGACACCCACATCATCGTCGGCAACGACAACAACCTGCCGTTCTCCTCCAGCCGCGATCCCAACAAGGCCGACGACAACGAATTCGTGCTGCTCGAGGTCGCGGATTTCCTGAAGGCGAAGTGA
- a CDS encoding carbohydrate ABC transporter permease, which translates to MAWDSGLRRLMMIYLPLGCFVLILLFPFYWMAITSFKPNAELMNYRDNNPFWISSPTLAHIKHLLFNTAYPQWLKTTMLVAIGSTTLSLIASTLAAYAIERLRFRGSPYVGLGIYLAYLVPPSILFIPLATVVVQFGLFDSPLALILVYPTFLVPFCTWLLIGYFKSIPYELEECALVDGATRLQILRRITLPLAVPGLISAGIFSFTLSWNEFIYALAFIQSGANKTVPVAILTELVTGDVYQWGALMAGSLLGSLPVAIFYSLFVDYYVSSLTGAVKE; encoded by the coding sequence ATGGCCTGGGATTCCGGGCTGCGGCGGCTGATGATGATCTACCTGCCGCTCGGCTGCTTCGTGCTGATCCTGCTGTTTCCGTTCTACTGGATGGCGATCACCTCGTTCAAGCCGAACGCGGAGCTGATGAACTACCGGGACAACAACCCGTTCTGGATCTCCTCGCCGACGCTGGCGCACATCAAGCATCTGTTGTTTAACACCGCCTATCCGCAATGGCTGAAGACGACGATGCTGGTCGCGATCGGCTCGACCACGCTGTCGCTGATCGCGAGCACACTGGCGGCCTACGCGATCGAGCGCCTGCGCTTCCGCGGCAGTCCCTATGTCGGCCTCGGCATTTATCTCGCCTATCTGGTGCCGCCATCGATCCTGTTCATTCCGCTCGCGACCGTCGTGGTGCAATTCGGCCTGTTCGACTCGCCGCTGGCCCTGATTCTGGTCTATCCGACCTTCCTGGTGCCGTTCTGCACCTGGCTCCTGATCGGCTATTTCAAGTCGATTCCTTACGAGCTCGAGGAATGCGCGCTGGTCGACGGCGCGACGCGCCTGCAGATCCTGCGCCGGATCACGCTGCCGCTCGCGGTGCCCGGGCTGATCTCGGCCGGCATCTTCTCCTTCACGCTGTCCTGGAACGAGTTCATCTACGCGCTCGCCTTCATCCAAAGCGGCGCCAACAAGACGGTGCCGGTCGCGATCCTGACCGAGCTCGTGACCGGCGACGTCTATCAATGGGGCGCGCTGATGGCGGGATCGCTGCTCGGCTCGCTGCCGGTCGCGATCTTCTACTCGCTGTTCGTGGATTATTACGTGTCATCGCTGACGGGGGCGGTAAAGGAGTAG
- a CDS encoding carbohydrate ABC transporter permease, with product MSVTTLSSAPLAQRQPNWIVRLFDYKPFLIAMCLAPALGLLTVFLTYPLGLGVWLAFTDTTIGRRGIFVGLENFQYLLTDPLWWNAVFYSVFYTGVATVGKFALGFWLALLLNNHFPFKSLLRAIVLLPWIVPTVLSALAFWWIYDPQFSIISYLLVDVLHWKSSNIDFLGSPWPARFSLIAANIWRGIPFVAISLLAGLQTISPSLYEAAMLDGASAWQRFRYITFPMMMPILAIVMTFSIIFTFTDFQLVYAITRGGPVNSTHLLATLAFQRGIAGGELGEGAAIAVSMIPFLVFATLFSYFGLARRKWQQGEAND from the coding sequence ATGTCCGTGACCACCCTCTCCTCCGCCCCACTGGCACAACGGCAGCCGAACTGGATCGTGCGGCTGTTCGACTACAAGCCGTTCCTGATCGCGATGTGCCTTGCGCCCGCGCTCGGGCTGCTCACCGTGTTCCTGACCTATCCGCTCGGGCTCGGCGTCTGGCTCGCCTTCACCGACACCACGATCGGCCGGCGCGGCATCTTCGTCGGGCTCGAGAATTTCCAGTACCTGCTGACCGATCCCTTGTGGTGGAACGCGGTATTCTACAGCGTGTTCTACACGGGGGTGGCGACCGTCGGGAAATTCGCGCTCGGCTTCTGGCTCGCCCTGCTGCTCAACAACCATTTCCCGTTCAAGAGCCTACTGCGCGCCATCGTGCTGCTGCCCTGGATCGTCCCGACAGTGCTCTCGGCGCTGGCGTTCTGGTGGATCTACGATCCGCAGTTCTCGATCATCTCGTATCTCCTGGTCGACGTTCTGCACTGGAAGTCGAGCAATATCGACTTCCTCGGCTCGCCCTGGCCGGCGCGCTTCTCGCTGATCGCCGCCAACATCTGGCGCGGCATTCCCTTCGTCGCGATCTCGCTGCTGGCGGGCCTGCAGACCATCTCGCCCTCGCTCTACGAGGCCGCGATGCTCGACGGGGCCAGCGCCTGGCAGCGCTTCCGCTACATCACCTTCCCGATGATGATGCCGATCCTCGCCATCGTCATGACCTTCTCGATCATCTTCACCTTCACCGACTTCCAGCTGGTCTACGCCATCACCCGCGGCGGCCCGGTGAACTCGACCCACCTCTTGGCGACGCTGGCGTTCCAGCGAGGCATCGCCGGCGGCGAGCTTGGGGAAGGCGCGGCGATCGCAGTGTCGATGATCCCGTTCCTGGTGTTCGCGACGCTGTTCTCCTATTTCGGCCTGGCGCGCCGCAAATGGCAGCAAGGAGAGGCCAATGACTGA